TTTGATTTTGAGGATTTAGGAGATATTTTTGGAAGTTTTTTTGGTGGAAGAGGTCGAAGTCAAGGACCAAGAGTGCATCAAGGGGATGATTTAAGATACAATTTAACATTGACTCTTGAGGAAGTGGCTTTTGGTACAGAAAAAGAATTAAAATATAAAAGAAATGGGCAATGTAAAACTTGTCACGGAAGTGGAGCTGAACCAGGACACAGTATGAAAACATGTGATAAATGTAATGGTTCGGGACATGTAAGAGTGCAGCAGAGAACATTGTTTGGCATGACAAGTGGAATACAGGAATGTGACAAGTGTCATGGAACAGGAAAAATTCCTGAAAAAGAATGCCATACTTGTCATGGAACAGGACTGGAAAGAGAAACGTTTACAAAAAAGGTAAGATTCCCATCAGGACTTCAGACTGGACAAAGATTAGTAGTAAGAGAGTGTGGGGACGCAGGGGCAAATGGTGGAGTCTTTGGAGATTTGCGAGTGCATATAACTGTTGCAAAGCATGATATTTTTGAAAGAATAAGTGAATACGATATTCGTTGTGAAGTGCCTTTGAAAATGACAACGGCTATTTTAGGTGGAGAAGTAGAAGTGCCTACACTTAACGGCAAGAAAAAGATAGTAATTCCTGAAGGAACACAAAATGGAAAAACATTCAGATTGAGAAATGAAGGAATTAAATATGCTCGAAGTGAAAACAGGGGAGATGAAATTGTCGAAATAAAAGTGGAAACTCCGACAAATCTTACTGACAAGCAAAAAGAAATCTTACGTGAATTTGACGACTCGCTTGACAATAAGAAAAACTATAAAAAGGCACATTCATTTAAGGATAAAATAAAAAGATTTTTCAGTAAATTTGAAAATTGAGAATTTTGGTAAAGTGTCACATTAGTGTCGCAATTTATGGTAAATTAATGAAAATGAATAATAATAAAAAATAGGAATGCAGATTATTAAGTTGATGAGCATTCCTTTTGTTATATTTGCATAAGTTATTTTTTAAAAAATAATTCAATAATTCTCAAAATGCAGAAAGTAATTCCACTGGCAATAACGGGACCTGCCGCAATGCCTTTGAAAAATACGACTCCCATAATAGTTCCGATTACCAGGGCAACTGTGATTTCAGGCTGTCCTGAGAGCAGCGCTACACCTTTTGAGGACAGGATGGAAACTGTAATTCCACTAATAATCGCAACCCATCCAATTGGAGATTTGAAGGCGCTTAATAAATGGGAAAACCCAATTTCCCCTGTGGCTATTGGAATTAAGATGGCGACTGTAATTACTAAAACCCCCCAGCTAATTCCATTTTCCTTAAATTGAACCATCAAGCTGCCAATATTGACGCCTCTTACTTTATAAATTTCAGTAATACTGAATAGACATTTTAAAATTAGTACAAAATTTGTTGCATAAACAATAGACTTGTTATTAGTAACTCTTCCGACTAATAAAATAATTCCTAAGAAAATAAAGCTTTCCAAATTTTTCTCCCTTCTTTTTTGTTTCGTACTACGATTTTATTATGATTATTATATTTTATCATAGTTTGAGAAATTTTAACAGTTGACAATATATTTAATATTTGTTATTATATATTCAAATCTATTTAATATCAAATTGTTAAAATTAAGAAATTCATGATTTAGATGGAATAGTTATAACTTTGAGTTTGGTTTTAAGTGAATAGATTGGCATGTTAGTAGGATAGTAGGGTAGAAGGAAATTTAATCTTAATTGAAAAATGAAGATACAGGGTAGTTTAGAGAATTAGTAGTGTTGAAGATTTGCAGGATTTACAAAAGAATAGAGACTTATAGTTAATTAATTTTGAATAATTTTGGAAAAATGAGAGATTTGAGGTTAATTAAGTGTAATTGCTGGATGTAGAGGTTTGAAGTATAATAATTGCTTATGATGATTAAAAGTATTTTTGATTTGTTTAGGCAAATTTTATAAATTTTGGCTGTAGTAAATAAACTATTAAAGTATCGTAAAATATAGAAATAAATGTTATGTATAAATATTTAGATTTATCCTCTCCTAAAGTCATTTTAAGAGAGTTTTTTTTTACAAAAATTTAGAAAAGAGGTAAAGATATGGTTATTACAACTACAAATGAAATTCAGGATAAGAAAGTCATTGAATATAAAGGGATTGTTTTTGGAGAGGTTATTTCAGGGATTAATATGTTCAAAGATATGGGGGCAAGCTTGAGAAATATTTTTGGAGGAAGATCTAAAGGCTATGAAGATGAGCTTTTGACGGCAAGAGAAAATGCTCTGGAGGAAATGAAAACTAGGGCTTCAAATCTTGGTGCAAATGCCATTATTGGTGTAAAAATGGATTACGAAGTATTAGGAGCAGATAATGGGATGCTTATGGTAACTTGCAGCGGAACAGCTGTAGTTGTAGGTTAATTTGAAATTGTGCAGTGAAATCGTTTTATAATTTACGTAATGAAAATGGAATAGGAGAAAAAATGATGATTATTAAAGTAGATGGCGGAATAAGTGAAAAAATCTTGGAAAAATTGATAAACAGATTGGAAACGGAAAATAATGTAAGCGTTAAATTAATTGCTGGCAAAGAATATTCAATTTTAGGATTGGTTGGAGATATTAGCACAATTGATATAAAGCATATTCAGGCGCTAGATTACGTGCTGGATGTACAAAGGGTGCAAGAGCCTTATAAGAGAGCAAGTAGAAAATTTAAACCAGAGGACACTATTGTAAAAGTGGGAAATGTAGAAATTGGGGGAAATAGCCTTGTGATGATGGCAGGACCTTGTTCTGTGGAAAATGAAAAACAAATTATTGATACAGCAAAAGCTGTAAAAGCTGCTGGAGCAAATATCTTAAGAGGTGGAGTTGTTAAACCTAGAACATCGCCTTATGCCTTTCAAGGATTAGGTATGGAAGGTATTGAATTGATGAAAAAAGCAAAAGAAGAAACAGGACTTCCAATAATATGCGAAGTTATGTCAATTGCTCAATTACATGAATTTGGTCCGCATCTTGATATGATTCAGTTAGGTGCGAGAAATATGCAAAATTTTGATTTGCTGAAAGAAGTTGGGAAAACAAATATTCCAGTATTGTTAAAAAGAGGATTGAGTGCAACAATAGAAGAATGGTTAATGTCGGCAGAATACATTTTGGCTGGCGGAAATGAAAATGTAGTTCTTTGTGAAAGAGGAATCAGAACTTATGAAACAGCGTACAGAAATGTATTGGACTTGAATGCAGTACCTATGATTAAAAAATTGACACATTTGCCAATAATCGTAGATTCAGCCCATGCAACTGGAAAATACTGGATGGTAAAACCTCTTGCAATGGCAGGAATCGCCGCTGGAGCAGACGGATTAATGGTAGAAGTGCATCCTGAACCAGACAAGGCATTGTCAGATGGGCCTCAATCATTGAAATTTGAAGTGTTTGACGATTTAATGCAAGATGTGGAGAAGATTGCAAATGTGCTGGGGAAAAGTTTTAAATAAAAATAATAGGAGAATTTAATAGTGAAAAGAAAGATAGAGTGGCAAACGTTACTATTTGGAATATTTTGGACAGGATATACTTTATTTACATTGTTTCAATATTTTAATGGAACCTTAGGCAGTTTTAGAGTTCCCAAAATAATAGCGTTGGTATATGATTCAATAGGATTTATGCCAACAATGATTTTACAATTAGTTTTTGGATTATTTCTTATATTTATAGCGTTTTCTAAAAAAGAAGAAAAAAATGACAAAGAGAAAGAATAAATTATGAAAAAACAAATAGAAAATTTGACAGTAACAATAGTTGGACTCGGAGTGATTGGAGCTGCTTTTGCACAGAGTTTTAAGGAGATTGGTATTAAGACTGTTTATGGGATTGATATTGATGAGGAAACGATAAAGAAGGCAGAAGAGAAAAATATTATAAATAAAGGTTTTTTGGAAACAAGAGAGCCTTTGGAAAAATCGGATTTTGTGGTAATTACTCTTTATCCGAATTTGATGAAGTCGTTTTTTGTGAATAATATTAATTATTTTAAGGAAAATGCGATAATTACTGATGTTGTTGGAATTAAAGAGAAAATCATTAAGGATATTGATCCAATTATTGAGAAGAGTGGAAGAAATATTGACTTTATTTTTGGACATCCTATGGCAGGACGTGAGAAACGCGGGATTGATTTTGCAGACAATAGAGTATTTAAAGATGCAAATTATATAATTATTAAGAACGAAAAAAATAAAAAAGAAAATCTAGAACTGCTGTCGGAAATTGTTAAGCTGATGGGCTTTAAGAAAGTCAGTTTTCTTATGGCACAGGAACATGATGAAATTATTGCGTTTACGAGCCAGCTTACGCATGCAATTGCCGTTTCACTTGTAAACAGTGATAGTGAAAAGTACGATACAAACCGATTTATTGGGGATTCTTATAGGGATTTGACGAGGATTGCGAAAATAAACGAGGATTTGTGGGCAGAACTTTTTATGGGAAATAAAAAGAATCTTTTAAAAATGATACAGCAGTTTGAACGGGAACTTGATATAATAAAAGAAGCCTTAAACAGCAATGATTTAGGAACTTTAAAGGAAAAGTTTATAATTTCAACAAAACGGCGGGAAAAAATTGATTAAGAGAGATTAATTTGGGAGGAATAAAATGGAAAATAAGTCTGAGAAAAAGTATTTGAAAAAATTGACAGGAGATAACATTTATCTTTCGCCAATTTCTGTTGATGATGTTGAGGAATATGCTGAAATGGTAAATAATATAGAAGTTTCAGTAGGACTGGGATGCGTTGTTTATACAAGTATTATGGATTTTGAAAGTGAAAAAGAATTATTAAATTCAATCAAAAAAGAGAAAATATTTGCTGTCAGATTATTGGAAAATGATGAACTTTTGGGAAATGTAGGTTTTAAATCAGTAGGAGAGATACATAGAACAGCTGAAATGGGAATTATGCTTGGAAATCCAAAATATCAGCGAAAAGGTTATGGAATGGAAGCTATAAACTTGCTGCTTGATTACGGCTTTTCATTTTTAAATCTGAGAAATATATCGTTAAATGTATTTGAATATAATGAGGTTGCTTATAATTTATATAAAAAAATAGGCTTTAAGGAAGCTGGGAGATTGCGTAAAGCAGTTGAGATTCTGGGAAAAACTTATGATGTAATTATAATGGATATGTTAAAAGAAGAGTTTCAGTCAGTTTATATAAAAAGGGAACTTGAAAAAAGATATAATTTGTAAAACATTTTTGACAAACAAAAACTTATATGGAGGGTAAAATGGCAGAAGTTATAAAAGATGAATTATTAGGTGAAATTGAATGTGTCGATGGATTTGAAACAGAGGTTAACTGGGTAAATAATAAAAAAATAGATGTGTATTTTGATATATCTGATTATCAGCTGTTAAATGAGAAGGATGAGAAAAAGACTGATAAGGAAAGAATGGAAGACAGAATTAAAACTTTAAAGGAAATTCTGTCAGATGTGAATGGCTGGAATGAAAAAATTATAAAAAATTCGGCAGAAGTAATGTTGGAATTAGCAAACGACTGGTTTGATGTCGAAGATTATTATGAAGACGATGAAATTGATGAATTTGTTGAAGATATGAAACAAGTGTTATCAGAAGAAAGTGCTGAAAAATTGAGAGATAGTGAAATAACACAAGAAACAATGGAAAAAATAATGTCTGTGGAAAGACTGACTATTTATGGGGATGGGAATTTCAGTATTTATCTTTCAGATAACGATATGATATTTTCAGGACATATAATAAATGTTCTTGCAAATATTAATGGGGAATTTTCTGAAGGAGATATAATGGGATAGTTTTAAATAAAATTTTATTTATAGTAAAATCATTTTAAATTTTGAATTTAGTGGTTTTGCTATATTTTAATATACACATAAAGAATAGAAAATGGAGAAAATTATGGAAATATTGAATGTTGGATTAGGGGAAAATTCTTATGATATTGTAATTGGAAAGAATTTTTTTGATAAATTTCCTAAGTATATTGAAAAGATTTATAATGGAAAAAAATTATTTGTGATTACGGATTCTAATGTGGATAAAATTTACAGGAATCAGTATGAGAAGATGTTTAAAGGCTTTGATTATACAATTTATGTGCTGGAAGCAGGAGAAAAAAATAAGCATATTGGAATAATGCCTGGAATTTATTCTGCAATGGTAAATGCAGGACTTACAAGAAAGGATATGGTTGTTGCATTTGGTGGTGGAGTTGTTGGAGATATTGCTGGATTTGCGGCTGCCAGTTATATGCGTGGGATTGGATTTATACAGATACCGACGACAATTGTTTCACAGGTTGACAGCAGTGTTGGTGGAAAAGTCGGTGTTGACTTGCCTGAGGGGAAAAATCTTGTTGGGGCGTTTCATCAGCCTAAGCTTGTTTTAATTGACAATTATTTTTTGAATACATTGACAGACAGATATTTTTATGACGGATTTGCGGAAATTGTGAAATATGGATGTATTTATGATAAGAAGTTTTTTGACAGACTTATGGAAATAGTGGAAACAGTTGAAGTTTCTTATGATGATGAAAATTATAAGCAGAAATTGCGTGAACATCTGATGAAGTATGTGAATGAACTTGTTTACCGTTCCTGTGAGATAAAGAAGGAAGTTGTGGAAAAAGATGAGAAGGAAAGTAATTTGAGAATGATATTGAATTTTGGACATACTATCGGACATGCAATAGAGCAGTTTACAAATTATGAGAAATATTCACATGGGGAAGCAATTTCTGCTGGAATGGTAGACATTACAAAAATTGGGGAGAAAAAAGGATTTACTAAAAAGAATGAATTTTTAAAAATTGAGAAACTATTGAGGGCATTGAATTTACCGACTGAGATTGAATATCCGAAAGACAGGATTTCTGAAATTATGAAAAGGGATAAGAAAAGTACGAATGACGGAATTAATTTTGTAATTCTGAAGGAAATTGGGGAAGTTGAAATTAGAAAGATAGGGGAGAGGGAGATTTTTGAGTAAATTTTAGGTTGTAAAAATGAAAATAGTTAAGCAAAGGAACTGAAAAGGTCAGACGCTGTCTGACTTAATTTGAAATATTAGAGGAGTTAAAAAAATATGTTACAGGAAAATTTTAAAAAAGTGGAAAAGGCGAACTGGTTAAAAATAATTTTTAATTCGGCAAAATTTTTAATTTCTTTGCTGGTATTAAATATAGGAGTAGTTTTATTATTTACAGTTGAAATTAGCAGAAATTTTTATATTTCTACTATTATGATTTTTATAGTTTTATTAATTATATTGGGTATAGTAGATTTCTTTGTATTTTCGTATTATAAAAAGAAATATCCAAATATTTATTTTTGTGATGATGGTTTTAGTGTAGGAAAAAATGAAAAAAATTATTATAAAAATTTGCAATATTTTCTTTCGAAGGAAGTATACATGCTGGGAAATACATTTACAGCCATCTTTTTCAAATCTAACGAAGGAAAGTGGGAAAAAATCAATGCAGGCGGGTATAGAAAAGATGCTTTTGATTTATTTCAGGAAGATTTTGTAAAACAGAATTATCCAAGTGCATTAGAAAAGATTGAAAATGGGGGAAGTGAGGAGTTTCCATTTAGAAAATCACATAAATTAAGTTTCAGTCTTTTCTCAGACAAGAAGCAAATTGAGAATTTTGATAATTTAAAGAAAATAAAAGTTTCAAAAGAAAATATTACATTTGATGATGAAATATATAACTGGGAAGAATATATAATTGGTGTAGCAGATGGAGTGATATTTGTAAAGGATTTAAATAATAATATTATTTTAGCTTTTGGAAATGAAATGGAGATTTTCTGCGAAAATTTGTTAATCTTTTTAATAGAAAAACTGAATGAAAATTAGATGAAAGGGATTATTTATGAAGAGATATTTAAATGGAATTTTATTTGCAGGGTTAAGTTCTATTGTTGCAACTATGATTTGCTTAGGATTTTCGATGATTTTTTTAGGATATAAAATAATTTCTATAATTATATTTTTTATAGTTTTTTTTGGCTGGATATTTGGAATAAAAATTAAAAAGACAGAGACAGAGGGTAAAAATATTGCCGAACCTATACGTCAAAGTAAATTTGGAGCAAATGCTAAAAATGAAAATCTACTAAATCCAAAATATGAAGCTTTGCCAATGAGGGATATTACAAAAGGAATTCCTGTAATTACAATTTTTTCTATGATTGCAGTATACTTTGTTGATGTAGTTTTGGTAGCTTATTATTTGAAAAAAGAGCAAAAATTACCATTTCTAGAAGGTTTATCTTATTCGTGGATGGGAGTTTTTAAGATAAGTAGTGAAATATATACAGATTGGGCTTGGATAATTTTAGTTGCAATTGTATCTATAGTTGCTTTTATAAAAGCTGAGAAAAAGGAACAGATGAATAAGGAGAATTAAGAGGGAAATTAGATTTTATATAGTTTATTCAAAAAATGGAATTCGTCAGACAGTGTCTGATGAATTTATTTGGGATTAAAAAAGAATAAAATGGAGGACTAATATGAGTGATGCTATAAAAGATGAAGTTTTTGGAGAAATAAAAAATTTTGAAACTGAAGTTGAGTGGCTTGGGAGAAAAATAGGTGTGAGTTTTGATGGTGGAATTGAGAGTGATTGGAATGAAGAGAAAAAAGTAGAGGAAGTTAAAGAGGCGGTTGAACAATTTAAAATTATGTATCTCAATCAAAAAGAATGGGACACAAAAATGAAAGATTTGGTAAGTGATTATAGGAAAGACCGAGTTATGGATTGGCTTTGTGTTGACGATGAAGAAGAATTGGAAGAATTTATTGAGAATATTCATGAAAATTCAGAGATTGAATTATCAGAGGAAGAAATTGAAGAATTGAAGAGAGAAATAGTTCCTGAAAGAGTATTTAGAAGTTGTATTTATTTGCAAGGTTTATGGGTAACTGCTGATGGAGATTTTACAGCATTTTATTATGACAATGACATATTTTTTCTTGGACATGCTATTATGTTAAGTGGAAATATTAATGGAGAGTTGGATTGTGATGGTGAAGTAGGATAAAATTTTTAAAGTAGAATGAATAAAAAGGAGAAAAAATTTATGAAAATAAAAATAAAACCAAGCATATTAAATGGAAAAATAGAAATCCCGCCATCTAAAAGTTATTCACACAGAGCAGTGATTGCAGCTGCATTAGCTGAAAATAAGGATAATCGGAAGTCTAAGATTGATAATTTGAAGTTCTCGGTGGATATTACAACAACAACGGATATTATGGAAAACTGGGGAGCAAAAATCAATCGAGAGGAAAGTTCTCTTGAAATTATTGGAAATGGCGGAAAAGTCGTTCCAAAGGATAAGTATGTGCAATGTAATGAATCGGGATCTACAATCAGGTTTTTGATACCGATTGGGATTACAGATGAAAATGAACTGATTTTCGACGGAAAAGGGAAACTCGTGGACAGACCGCTTGACTCGTATTATAGGATTTTTGATAAACAGGGAATTTTTTATAAAAATGAGAATGGGAAATTGTCGCTTACAGTGAATGGAAAATTGAAGGCGGGAAATTATGAAATTGACGGGAATATAAGTTCACAGTTTATTACGGGACTTTTGTATGCCCTGCCACTCTTGGACGGAGATTCAAAGCTGACTATTAATAAGAATTTGGAATCTAAGGGGTATATTGATTTGACATTGGAAATATTGAAACTGGCTGGAATTGAGATTGTGAACAATGATTATAAGAGTTTTGATATAAGGGGAAATCAGATTTATAAGCCGTTTGATTATACTGTTGAGGGGGATTATTCACAAGTGGCGTTTTGGATTGTGGCTGGAATAATTTCTGCAAACAGGGATAACGAGGTGAAATGCCTGCATGTAAATAAAAATTCGTTGCAGGGCGACAGGGAAATAATAGAAATTGTTGAAAGAATGGGGGCAAATCTTGAGATTTTTGATGATTATGTGATTGTTAAGCCTTCTAAAACTCAAGGAACAGTAATTGATATTTCGCAATGTCCTGATATTGGGCCAATTTTGACAGTATTAGGGGCCTTGAGTGAAGGGGAAACTAGGATTATTAATGGAGAAAGACTTAGAATTAAGGAGTCGGATAGAATAACTTCGATAAAGACGGAATTGAATAAACTTGGAGCGAATGTAGCTGAGGAAGGGGACAGTTTGATTATTCAAGGTGTAGAAGGATTTACTGGTGGAGTAACGGTAAGTGCTTGGAATGACCATAGAATTGCAATGTCGC
This is a stretch of genomic DNA from Leptotrichia hofstadii. It encodes these proteins:
- a CDS encoding prephenate dehydrogenase: MKKQIENLTVTIVGLGVIGAAFAQSFKEIGIKTVYGIDIDEETIKKAEEKNIINKGFLETREPLEKSDFVVITLYPNLMKSFFVNNINYFKENAIITDVVGIKEKIIKDIDPIIEKSGRNIDFIFGHPMAGREKRGIDFADNRVFKDANYIIIKNEKNKKENLELLSEIVKLMGFKKVSFLMAQEHDEIIAFTSQLTHAIAVSLVNSDSEKYDTNRFIGDSYRDLTRIAKINEDLWAELFMGNKKNLLKMIQQFERELDIIKEALNSNDLGTLKEKFIISTKRREKID
- the aroF gene encoding 3-deoxy-7-phosphoheptulonate synthase; this encodes MIIKVDGGISEKILEKLINRLETENNVSVKLIAGKEYSILGLVGDISTIDIKHIQALDYVLDVQRVQEPYKRASRKFKPEDTIVKVGNVEIGGNSLVMMAGPCSVENEKQIIDTAKAVKAAGANILRGGVVKPRTSPYAFQGLGMEGIELMKKAKEETGLPIICEVMSIAQLHEFGPHLDMIQLGARNMQNFDLLKEVGKTNIPVLLKRGLSATIEEWLMSAEYILAGGNENVVLCERGIRTYETAYRNVLDLNAVPMIKKLTHLPIIVDSAHATGKYWMVKPLAMAGIAAGADGLMVEVHPEPDKALSDGPQSLKFEVFDDLMQDVEKIANVLGKSFK
- a CDS encoding GNAT family N-acetyltransferase → MENKSEKKYLKKLTGDNIYLSPISVDDVEEYAEMVNNIEVSVGLGCVVYTSIMDFESEKELLNSIKKEKIFAVRLLENDELLGNVGFKSVGEIHRTAEMGIMLGNPKYQRKGYGMEAINLLLDYGFSFLNLRNISLNVFEYNEVAYNLYKKIGFKEAGRLRKAVEILGKTYDVIIMDMLKEEFQSVYIKRELEKRYNL
- the aroB gene encoding 3-dehydroquinate synthase, whose translation is MEILNVGLGENSYDIVIGKNFFDKFPKYIEKIYNGKKLFVITDSNVDKIYRNQYEKMFKGFDYTIYVLEAGEKNKHIGIMPGIYSAMVNAGLTRKDMVVAFGGGVVGDIAGFAAASYMRGIGFIQIPTTIVSQVDSSVGGKVGVDLPEGKNLVGAFHQPKLVLIDNYFLNTLTDRYFYDGFAEIVKYGCIYDKKFFDRLMEIVETVEVSYDDENYKQKLREHLMKYVNELVYRSCEIKKEVVEKDEKESNLRMILNFGHTIGHAIEQFTNYEKYSHGEAISAGMVDITKIGEKKGFTKKNEFLKIEKLLRALNLPTEIEYPKDRISEIMKRDKKSTNDGINFVILKEIGEVEIRKIGEREIFE
- the dnaJ gene encoding molecular chaperone DnaJ, with protein sequence MAKRDYYEVLGVPKNASEQDIKKAYRSMAKKYHPDRNKDNPEAEAKFKEVQEANEVLSDPQKKAAYDQYGHAAFENGGAGAGGFGGQGFGGFSGSAGGFDFEDLGDIFGSFFGGRGRSQGPRVHQGDDLRYNLTLTLEEVAFGTEKELKYKRNGQCKTCHGSGAEPGHSMKTCDKCNGSGHVRVQQRTLFGMTSGIQECDKCHGTGKIPEKECHTCHGTGLERETFTKKVRFPSGLQTGQRLVVRECGDAGANGGVFGDLRVHITVAKHDIFERISEYDIRCEVPLKMTTAILGGEVEVPTLNGKKKIVIPEGTQNGKTFRLRNEGIKYARSENRGDEIVEIKVETPTNLTDKQKEILREFDDSLDNKKNYKKAHSFKDKIKRFFSKFEN
- the aroA gene encoding 3-phosphoshikimate 1-carboxyvinyltransferase, coding for MKIKIKPSILNGKIEIPPSKSYSHRAVIAAALAENKDNRKSKIDNLKFSVDITTTTDIMENWGAKINREESSLEIIGNGGKVVPKDKYVQCNESGSTIRFLIPIGITDENELIFDGKGKLVDRPLDSYYRIFDKQGIFYKNENGKLSLTVNGKLKAGNYEIDGNISSQFITGLLYALPLLDGDSKLTINKNLESKGYIDLTLEILKLAGIEIVNNDYKSFDIRGNQIYKPFDYTVEGDYSQVAFWIVAGIISANRDNEVKCLHVNKNSLQGDREIIEIVERMGANLEIFDDYVIVKPSKTQGTVIDISQCPDIGPILTVLGALSEGETRIINGERLRIKESDRITSIKTELNKLGANVAEEGDSLIIQGVEGFTGGVTVSAWNDHRIAMSLAIASTRCEKEIILEEAESVRKSYPHFWDDFVKMGGEIRKDC
- a CDS encoding DUF441 domain-containing protein — translated: MESFIFLGIILLVGRVTNNKSIVYATNFVLILKCLFSITEIYKVRGVNIGSLMVQFKENGISWGVLVITVAILIPIATGEIGFSHLLSAFKSPIGWVAIISGITVSILSSKGVALLSGQPEITVALVIGTIMGVVFFKGIAAGPVIASGITFCILRIIELFFKK
- a CDS encoding putative heavy metal-binding protein is translated as MVITTTNEIQDKKVIEYKGIVFGEVISGINMFKDMGASLRNIFGGRSKGYEDELLTARENALEEMKTRASNLGANAIIGVKMDYEVLGADNGMLMVTCSGTAVVVG
- a CDS encoding DUF2262 domain-containing protein, producing MAEVIKDELLGEIECVDGFETEVNWVNNKKIDVYFDISDYQLLNEKDEKKTDKERMEDRIKTLKEILSDVNGWNEKIIKNSAEVMLELANDWFDVEDYYEDDEIDEFVEDMKQVLSEESAEKLRDSEITQETMEKIMSVERLTIYGDGNFSIYLSDNDMIFSGHIINVLANINGEFSEGDIMG
- a CDS encoding DUF2262 domain-containing protein produces the protein MSDAIKDEVFGEIKNFETEVEWLGRKIGVSFDGGIESDWNEEKKVEEVKEAVEQFKIMYLNQKEWDTKMKDLVSDYRKDRVMDWLCVDDEEELEEFIENIHENSEIELSEEEIEELKREIVPERVFRSCIYLQGLWVTADGDFTAFYYDNDIFFLGHAIMLSGNINGELDCDGEVG